The DNA window aaaaataattcttattcacatagacacatacacataaagtttaaatatatatatactagcttatttattttagtaattagatacatatatattttagtataaatctaaagataagtatatatatatattgatatattatgtatattggtttaatttgtatataaatagagatggaaatagattagtattggagattaagaaacaatagtctttttttaatttttttttctatgcaatattaaataatttattattaaaaaagtaaccgatccaaaataaccgatccaatccgcactattgcggattggattggattggatttaaactcttatgcgggtcggattggatccaaaatatgaaatccgcacttagtgtggattggatgttgtttaaccaaaaaagtgcggattggatcggatgaacacccctagttagTACTATTAAGTCTATAAACATCGATGAGgtcagtttttatttttataaaaatgcaaccaaaaataaaaataaagtttgggatTTGAAACTGAAGCTTGTGTTACAGTTTAAGGTTAACATGAAACACCTAGTATTGACAGAATAATTACATACAAAAAAACTTTTTCCTTATAACATAGCAACATTCAGTTTTTAGGGATGCAATAATCACTATCTAGTATAGTTTAGATGATCAGCTCATAAAAAGCATCAACCCAACAACCATTTCACTAGCACTGTGCAcaaataaatttcttttaaGCCTACAAAGTTGTCAATGATATGAAGCTTTGGAGCTTTGATCACACTATACACCGTATGAAGGAGCAGAACCATATTACATGGATAAACAAATGAGTAAATGCCAGCACTGAATATCTATACAGATACAAATTCGGAGAAATACAACAGCAGATAAATAAACTACAATATCaagctttctttttttctttcttttttaaggGTTCGATGGAGGAACTTTacgaaagaaaagaagaaaaatgcaTACCACACTGCAGCAAACTAGAGAGATATCACATCCAAACATATCTCCCAATTGCCTCTTATATTTTTCGTCATCATCTAGAAAAGTCTTACCTGAAATGTTGACCCCTTCTCTTGGGGACGATGTCAACATCTTAATTCTCACTTGATGTGCTGCCTCTAATGAGGGATCCACGGCGGTGACCTCCCACAATCACATCTTTTAGTCGAGAAATGGGACCAAACACTCTGCTTGCCCTCtgcaaataagaaaagaaaaagaagaagcctccattaattttagttttaaatGTTAAAACAAAAACACACAGTAGTGCACAAATAAATCATAACATTAAAGTGATCCTAAACAAGTGTACTGATAAATAATTGTCCAAACAATAGCTGTGCATTATTGAGTCTTGACAAACTCTGTTTCACATTGTCCATGAAGAAAAGTACATAGAGCTAAAAGCACCACCTAATGGCAGCTGATTTTGTAGGCTCCTTTAAATATTACTTGTAACATTAACATATATTGTTAATAAAAGATATATCTTTTAAAAATCATCATGCAACTAATACTTATGCTTCAATAATCTGAACAAAGGCCAAAACTACTACAGATTATCTCAACATCACAAAAAATTGGATCAGGTAATGTTTTCAACGTGTTGATGGGCATATCTCCCCATTTAGCACTTCATACTAACATGACTTGTCCACAATTATCTCAATTCACCATCTAATGATCAGCAATTActtcaaaaactaaaaaattataacttggGGATACTAAAAAGTGAGCATATATAATTATCATATTAAAAATCAAGGCAAAAGATTCACAGAACACCTTCATCACAAAGGACAACGTAAGATAACCACTGATTGacaagaaaattagagaaactAACTACTAAGAAAATTCATCagttaatttatactaaataataaagaaaataactgACAAACCCACATTATTCGTTTGACAGCAAACAAATGAAATTAAAGTATCATAGTATAGCAACAAAATCAAGCACGTAGCACTGCAAACATCTCAAACACAAACCAATCCATATAAATCAAATTCCTTTACCactttttcattattaatttcCCTATCATTGCTCTATCTACTGTAGTGGTAGTGGTAGATACCTTTGCAGCTTATTGGTCAAACTATTATCACAAGAAAAAGCTGGCTATCATAGCAATTTCATAAATGCATGGAAGTCAATTATAATcacaagaaagaaaaaagaatctTGATTTAACTTCATATGTGAGCTAAGTCATAAATTTGTATAACAGGACAAAAGCTCCACGACCCCAACTAGGAAAGTAAGTAACTATTCATGCTAACTTGCATTAGAAAGGAATAACAGCAATCAACAAACCTCACTATTAAGGCTGAACTTCCACTTAAGTTGCAGAGCCTGCCATCTTTCTTGCTGCCAATGCTGCCCCAGAATTACAAGGCCCATAACAGCTGCTGCAACAAAGATAGACCAGAATGTATTTGCTTCTTTTGCTTGAGAATATAAAGATGCAGCTCCTCTTTTCCACCAAGCTTCACATGGAAGTCCAGAACCATCACGTTTGTCATCTTTCAAAGGCCTTGGTGAAAGAGTTAAGTCCCCAGCATCAAGGTTTTCTTCTGATGTTTCAACATATTCAGGAATAGCTGTCTCCTCACTATATGGTGCTGAACCAACTAAATTTGTTTCAGTTTGGAAAGAACTATACTTGGCAGCACTATACAcattttgttcttcaattagaTTTAATCCTGGAATATTTGTGCCTTCTTCAAAATCTGTACCATGAAAGGGTGGCCTATTACCCTTCTCGTTGAAAAAGGAAATTCCTGGAAAGTCATCTGTTACAGTCAGTTGTTCAAAAGTCAAGTTTTCATTATCCTTGCCACTAGTTCTCCCCTCTTCTCCAGCAGCCAATTCAGATACCACATCTTTATCCCCGTGCTCATCACTAATCTTATCATTGTCAGATTCCAAGGGCAAATTCTCATGCTGACTTGGTGGAAAAACAAAATGCCCTGACATGAACAAAGCACGGGAAGTTTCAGCTTCCACTCCATATGTGCCCTTGTCATTATCGTTTGACTCAACTTCTTTTGGACCAGGGGCAGCAGCATATGTTGATGCTGTAAGTGAAACAACTTCCCATTCATTCCCACGAGAAATGATGTCTTCTCCCTCCTTGTCTGTCATCTTCCAGCACCTATGGGTTTTCCAGTTAAACCTAATTTAAagggaaaaaattaaaataaaataaatcaccAATCTGAATAAATTCTTCACTAACAAAATGCACCACTCTAATCAAATCACCACAAAGATACGACAACCACTCCAGAAGCAAATAAGCAAAATTTATCTCTTCAGGATCGCATAGATTATAGTGATAAAAGACTTAATCATGCATTGGACAAACAAATTAACGAAAAGATCCTACTACATAGAGTACAAATGGGGTCTAGTTGTCTATCTCTAATTTAACAAACATGATAGGACGCAACCCATAAAAAGATTGATATCGAAAAAGCGATTGATACACACAGGAAAAACATTTGCAATCATGATACCAAGACACAGATACTTATTAAAAGTATAATTTCAACTCAAACAGCAATCAACTAAGAATTCCAGACCAGCACAACTTTCAAAACTTTCACGAGAAGAAATAATACAAAGTCTAACCTTACCAgcatataaaattacaaaatcataTAACGAAAATCACAAATTTCTCAATCGGAGGATATGGAATCGCAATAAAACAACATAAGATAGATAATCAAAGAAAAACCTGCGCAATAGAACGTAATCGAAACCAACCACCATCATCATAATCATAATAACATCATACACCGATTCGAATCAGACCAACAAaccaaaataaagaaaaacataGAGAGTCGAAGAAGTTCAACGATTTAAAATAACTCACCTAGTTGAACGAGACGAGATCTAAACTGAGTCGATCGGGTTAAGACTTTTTGTAAAACAAAAACTTGTAAaatctggaaaaaaaaaaaagttggagAATTTCTTCTTTACAAGATGAAGAAGATTGTACGGATTGTCAATACAATTTTCATGATAGGGGtaagaaatattattttggatgaGGAAACTGGCGGTACCGGTAAAAATTCATTTATGCTTAGCATACGTTTGGATTGAGAACCGGCTATCGTAAGTTGGATTTTGGGTTGGgcagttttaaaaattttgtgcTTAGCTGAACGGTCCAGATTCATCTTAGAAACATTTTTTGTTTGATACGCCTTACAGTGAAGGGAAACCAACGAAGGAAGTATAGCTTGAGACCAAAACCAAAACGGGAAAACTGGTTTGCTATTGCGTGCGATTAAAGGTTAGAATTTAATGTGACGCGAGTGTCAACTATTTTTGTTGCTACGTGAGTTTGAGGAGTTCGCTGTCTTCACGCCAGGTGTACTTCACTAATCTAGGTTGGACCCACTCTATATATTGTGTTGAGGTAAAACTTGAGTTATATTTATAGTGGCGTGCTGAAAGCCATTCAATCCAATCTCAATCAACCGTTAAAATCTTAATCGATCCAATAGAATTGGATCTAGTTATAATCGAATCGGATGCAAATTTTAAcaagggaaatttacacttattactattttttctattttttttttcatttgtacTGTGACACGGTAGAATTTACTtttgtactgttttttttttggcagtaTACTGCCTTTGCAAGCCTTTGCaaactttaaataaatatatatatattataaattgtaaaaaaacgtgtgagtttttttttttttttgttaattttcttttaattaaaattatattatattttaaaggtataaattcatcaaaaaaaaaaatattttaaaggtATAAATGTGTGATGTGACTTGTGTTGTCACTTTAgtgacatatatattttttttattatttttttaattgaaattgatgataaaaatatgtcacctaaaatatttcaaactcATTTCTTTCACTTTAATCTCACTTCTCCATTATTCTCTCTTActattcatcatcttcttcatttttttcacTCTCTACTTCCTCAAGTTCTCTCTATTTCTCTCCATCAAcatataacttttttattttttttcatgttcagttcttcttcttcatcttcttttcttttcttcttctttttttttaaattttttgaagttcttagttacgtttgttttgaaaatataagagttagtatggttttttttgttctaattttccagaactttcttgcaaatattgtgcatttagtattgaggatgtgcacaacatagttaatttttgatcatttttttcttttattgttttatttgttttagtattgttttactgttgtttttcatgatttttattttttttcatgttcatttcttcttcttcatcttcttttcttttcttcttcttcttttttttttaaattttttgaagttcttagttacgttttttttttaaaatataagagttagtgtggttttttttgttctaattttccagaactttcttgcaaatatagtgcatttagtattgaggatgtgcacaacatagttaatttttgatcatttttttattgttttatttgttttagtattgttttactattgtttttcatgatttatttatttgatgccgatttcactgcccttgctccatctcgctggaattaataggtattttctgggtgttctcgtgttgttgtgatggttctgtatgtgagtgtggaagatggaggctataaatacatttcttcttcgttctctttggctatttttgtggtttttttcttctggttctcctataaatacatttgacgagctcactcacaagagagttttgaggtgtgtgtttcttttatatttttctaagta is part of the Cannabis sativa cultivar Pink pepper isolate KNU-18-1 chromosome 5, ASM2916894v1, whole genome shotgun sequence genome and encodes:
- the LOC115716329 gene encoding ATG8-interacting protein 2, whose amino-acid sequence is MTDKEGEDIISRGNEWEVVSLTASTYAAAPGPKEVESNDNDKGTYGVEAETSRALFMSGHFVFPPSQHENLPLESDNDKISDEHGDKDVVSELAAGEEGRTSGKDNENLTFEQLTVTDDFPGISFFNEKGNRPPFHGTDFEEGTNIPGLNLIEEQNVYSAAKYSSFQTETNLVGSAPYSEETAIPEYVETSEENLDAGDLTLSPRPLKDDKRDGSGLPCEAWWKRGAASLYSQAKEANTFWSIFVAAAVMGLVILGQHWQQERWQALQLKWKFSLNSERASRVFGPISRLKDVIVGGHRRGSLIRGSTSSEN